TCCAAAACTAAGGAAATTATTATTGATTTTAGGACGTCAAGTACAAGTCCGCGTcggtaattttttttgttttttggataACCCAATACACATATCAGTcagtattgctatcagcagtcgaACATTATATGAGTTGGAgtataattgctatcagcagtagataacaattggTGGTATAttgctcagcagtagatagcaatcactGTTTAATTGTTATATAGGCCCTTTATCAGGTGTAGGCATGTAATTCAATATTGCAGTCAGCAATCAGTAGAACAAAGGCGTATGTGTATGCAGCAACAGCAGTTGAAATCAGACAGCGAATAGAGGTACCAATTTAAAATTTGCACATAAACACTGAATGTCTGTATATCGCACCAATAGCCTTCAAAGTATAAAAGGCATTCATTCAAACCGATCCCTATAAACGTAATCGAGTATCATACCCGCCCCCCCCAACACACTAAACTAGCTTCGTATAGGCGGCACCGGTGgaatcatcgatcttttggtttggtcCCTTATTGTACAGGTCgttgatatcaatattattgaagaggTCAATACTCTTTTTCAGTAAGTAAATTGGGTTATCATATTAAACATTCATCAAAAATCGAAGCCGCTCTGTACCAGAGTTTTATGAATACGATATCATGTTATTTGACACTTACGATTGTGTTAAAGGGAACATTGATGTGCaaatattatttttaagtcaaataCCAAATTCAGTCAAGAGGTCTTCGTAAAAGCGCTCTGGTATTCAAAGCTATCACGAGAAAGTCTGTCGTGTTACCTGGCAATGCACGTTTGAAGCAAATATTCTCTATACCTGATTAGCAATGGGCTATCATTCCAGAAAAATGTCCCCATCGAGGAATTTAGAAATTAATTctgttttttaaagctttttttgtCTGGCATCCCAGACCTTTTATTCCACCAACTCTGAAATTATAATGAAAACATAAAGGAATTCCAGTTTATTATCAAAATTCTTCCTTGGAATTCCGTGGGCTTTTTTTGCAACTGGGGGAGGATATTTTTTTTATGGAATAAGTAACCCAATATATATCAGTcagtataatacaaattatttatCAGTCAGTATAATACATGTATTACTATCAGCAGAAGCATTATGAGTTGGAGTaatgtattgctatcagcagtagatatcaattgGTGTTGTAttgctcagcagtagatagcaatcactATTTATTGTTATCCCGGGATTGTTATATCAGGTGTAGGTAGGTAATTGAATATTGCAGTCAGTAGAACAAAGGCGTATGTGTAaaatgatatcagcagttgaaATCAGAAAGCGAATAGAAGtataccaattttaaaatttgcagatAAAAAACGAAACTGTGTACtcgcaccaacatgaccaatgatACTGTGCAGGCACTTGTAATTCAATACTTATTGCAACCATCAGTCAGTAAAACAAAGACGTAAGTAAATGTTATCAGCAGTTGATATCAGTCAGCGAATAGAAGtggccaattttgaaatttgcagatAAAAAACGAAAGTCTACATATcgtaccaacatgaccaatgatATTAAAGttcaatacttaatttgattggccgtAAGTGTGACGAAAGTGACATGTCCAAACTAAATCGTTACCATTGACATTGTGGACTCTACTACATTATTTAGTAACAATTGCTGGTGACTGTGGATGAACTCCCATCAGTTTCTTACAAGTTAGTCAGAAAATTCGCCGCTAAAATCGGTAGACATTCGCCTGGACCTTCGCATGACTTGATTAGATGGTTTATACTGAGAATCTTTCGCAACGTTAGGGGCTTTGTTTACACCGGTAATCTGACCAAAGACCTTGTTTGGAAGATCTTTGGTATCATGAAGAACTGACGATATATTATCCGACTGATTTTCAATTTCTGATTTCATCAGCTCCTCATCCATCTTATTTGTCAGGTTAAGGTATTGCATAAGTTCATTGGTACTTATCTCCTCCCCATCATCCGAATCTTTATCCAAAGACTGCAAGTAAGAAATAAACATCTTATCCAGGTAACTTCGTTGTATTATATATTTATCATAGTATAATTTTCGCTTCTTGGTGCTGAAATCTGTAATAAACAACTTCTCGAAGGGTTCTTGCAGTGCCCCAATCGCGGCTAAACTAGCAGCAAGGTAGGAAAGTGCTGGCGAAGCAAGTGCTCCAGCAACTATGCCTACTATCGTTGAAGTTATCATAGAAATAGCTATGAAGACCCTGAAACAACCTCTCATGTAATGGTCAATCTTACACCATTTCCGGAAAGACCTCTCGTTTTCCTTGAGGGCGACTTCTGTAGCCTTCCACCTGCTGTACATATGGGTGACCTTTGCTTGTTCGTTCCAATCTTGTACAAGAGTCCATGGATATTTGTTTGGCGTGTCATCGGCTTTCGTAGACATGTTACTGGTCATTGTTGGTGTCGGCGTAGCACTTTGCTGCGAAAATGCACTAGCTTTCAATCAGTTTTTAGCAGTTTATTGAGTCCTTTTTTGTCGTGCCGAATTGAGGCACATTTTCGTCCTCTATGATATTTCTCAGGAAGACAAGATATTTCTGTCAAACTTATCAAACAAGCGGGAGAAGACTAGTTATATGTTATTACAACGCATATGGTATATTACTGCTTTATTGACTgttgcataggcctacaattataacACGGAAGTAGGAGACTGGGCGGCTGCGtaaattgatcaatcaattcaataatattgaaattattaatatttgaacAATCGCTTTTATATCAGCGGTACTCTCCTACCGTCGCGACGGTGCGTTCACACATAATAATAAGTtatgggtagacgaggtattgttggtcgaagcaacctagaaatcgattttcattatctagatcaatatattattgaaaataaacaccttgatgttttgcaaaagttcattctacaaatcatatactttgcaaacttgcttaatttattgttgttaatgagttatgtacgttttacaaaagtgttgttgtttcagccctctttacaacgtaactcaagaaccgcagtacctataaaagtatatctatgctattttaattcttctacacgctccttatgaattgagcaatgcagtttctgccaaagctcattaccattcgtaagatgctgtgaactaccaaatcacaacagtttaaaataattaataaccttaacaaaacaatacataatcatgataataggcctacaaaaacaATCACGCAAATACAGTACTCTACGGAGCCCCCGAAGTGacatgaaaggaaaaaaaaagctaTATCGGGGTCCGACTTCTTTTAGTCACTCGGGGTACGAGAtattaactcggggtccgagatagtaattcggggccctgagatagtaactcggtgccccgacttagtaactcggggtccgagatagtaactcgggccccgagatagtaactcggggccccgagatagttttttctttctttcatgtcgGGGGCTCTCGGTATTATTTGCATAACAAAGTTTCAATGCCCCCTTGCTGCATTGGTATAATTATGAGAGCacattataaattaattattaatgtaaCTATTTCCAAAACGTCAATAACCTTGTATAAGATGTATTAATATTCTGCttacttcaacataaaaaaaagatttgaggcattttctcaaaatatcaaaggctatctcaagaaccaatgaaccaatacttggtttgtttgtttttgaaacttgtctttcgcagtcgacacccgcgtggagagtgttaataataaataaaaacttgaaataaACATTTGGGAAGTAGATAAAATTGCTATCAAATGTGGGTGTACTTCTTTTTTTATCAAATGTGGGTATACTTGTTTTTTTAAAACCACCATGTAGCCTATAATAACCATAATACTATCAACATAGCAGAAATATTGCCCGGTTAAAATTGCTCCCGGAAAGTGTTCAATTCGATTTACGAAGTGCATAATATAAATTTGGGCTATTCATATACCCTCcttggaaaacatgaccttaatctctaacACAGGGGCCGGGCACAGGGGGTGacaatttcaaatgtagtcacccattcaggaaacctggcccatttgatattcacactccctgtgtggaagattaacatgattaaggtcatgtcttctatagcgGAAGGTTccatcccggcaaacacaaaaatgttcttaaaacgtttattcaaaatgttttcataacatttaaatgtcgggttatataaagatcatgaatacgtttttaaagcgttattatcaaataatttagGCAAACATTTgcttggaaaaatattttgtcaataaataACATTCTAAGTAGGGCTACAATGTTTGGATGTGTGCAGACTTTCTCATTTTtctaacaatattttttttatgatcttatttttttatattatttgttttatttcccTCCGCAAAGAAAACCATATTCTTCAGGGTCACAGTGATAGTTCATCAATAACTGATGGATCAATGTAAtcttagacatgttacaagaatGGACAAATGTCTCCTCCCCCATGCATGGATCAATTTAATCGGAGAcagatttaaagccataatgtgtgatttgcttcacggcgacgccctcaattttactcggatttctactttttgcataattataatgcccagtggtgtactaaaatacaacGTAAAAGACTAAGTCTGAATTTCGTTTCCTATCCTGTAGGGCAATTGGTGaaacgatttatttatttatttattcattttattcatatttatccagggtagcccaattcagccgataGCTGGTCTTACATGGGGCCCTGAATACattcaacatgcaatttatataaaacatacaactattagatacaaaattaaaatacagaaatatatacaattttcaaagtagaatagaaatacatcattaacaagtacatgctcaatttttttaagacttgaatctttgcttgaaagtctgcacatttatagaacttcttacatcattactcagtttattccaaacctcaaccccactgtatgaaaaagatgatttaaagtacCTACATTCATATACATATGTATAAATGTTTttcctgtgtgtgtcatttcgtGCAACTTCTTTCGAACTTTGTgataattttatttattgcagTAGCGATATTTGTGTGTGGCCTCTCTCCCATATGTATCATTTCAAGTTCTCTCTCGATTGAGAGACTGATTTGTTGCGGCGCCTACATTTATGcccagagttttttttttttctcccgtgtgtgtcatttcatgcaaTATCTGTTTACATTTTGTGATGAAAGATTgattgcagtagctacatttattaGGCTTCTCTCccgtgtgtgtcatttcatgtaaCTTCTTCTCACGTTTTGTTATGAAAGATTTATTACAGTATTCACACGTGTGAGGCTTCTCTCCTGTATGGTTCATTTCATGTCTCTTCTTGTCAGGCAGTCGACTAAATGATTtattgcagtagctgcatttgtaaAACTTCTCTCCTGTATGTAACATTTCATGTATCCTCTTTTGGCTCAACCCGCTCAATGATttattgcagtagctacatttaaaAGGTTTTGCTCcggtgtgtgtcatttcatgcgTTGTCTTCTTACGTTTTGTGATGAAATATTgattgcagtagctacatttgcGAGGCTTCTCTCctgtgtgtgtgtcatttcatgtaaCTTCTTCTCACGTTTTGTGATGAAAGATTTATTGCAGTAGTCACATGTGTGAGGCCTTTCTTCTCTATGGTCCATTTCATGTCTTTTCTTGCCATCCAGGTGAGTAAATGATTTATTGCAGTAactacatttgtgaggttttgCTCCGGTGTGTGTCGTTTCATGTGATGTCTTCTTACGTTTTGTGATGAAAGATTTATTGCAGTAACTACATTtgtgaggtttctctcctgtatgtgtcatttcatgttctttcttgcTGCCTAACTGCCtaaatgatttgttgcaatacctacatttatgaggtttttctcccGTGTGTGTCATTTCGTGCAAAGTCTGTTCACGTTTTGTGATGAAAGAATgattgcagtagctacatttatgaggtttttctcctgtgtgtgtcatttcgtGCAAAGTCTGTCCACGTTTTGTGATGAAAGATTGAgtgcagtagctacatttgtgagGCTTCTctcctgtatgtgtcatttcatgtcttTTCTTGGTGCCCAACTGCCTGAATGACTTGTTGCAAtacctacatttatgaggtttttcacCCGTGTGTATCATTTCATGCAAAGTCTGGTTACCTTTTGTGATGAAAGATTTATTACAGTGATACATTTATGAGGTTTGTCTCCTCTATGTATcagttcatgttgtttcttgttacaTAATGAACTAAATGATttattgcagtagctacatttgtgaggtttttctcccgTGTGTATCATTTCATGAAGCCTCTTGTAACACAATTCGCTAAATAACTTGtcgcagtagctacatttataaggtctGTCTTCTCTGTGATGCTCTTTTTTATGTTGTTTAACAGCGCATGACGTAATAAATGTCATATTACATATTTCACATTTCTGTGCCACATTGTGCTGCTGCTTTGTCTCATTAACATTACTATATTAAAGAGACAGAACTAAAAGCTTTGTTAAGACAATATCTACATTTTAGTCTTTCTTCTGTGCGATAACGTTGCGATTCTGTCCTGTTGTTTCAAGTCCACTTTTACCACTCATTAGATCCGCTGTCTTTGGAGGTTTGagtcaggggtgcaaattgtgatttcttcctcaggagcaaggttttaggctcaagatttcctcactaataccatgcataaaatagctttattctgcacttcaaaagatgagaatagCGTGTATTTTCGCGCTTCCGAAAAAGGTTTTATGAGgaaatgtgcgcgcgtagcgcgaaaaaatttggtattgtacactattttggggtcaattttggtgggacagaggctccttttcccttttattttcctttacccccctttcatctttcattttttgtcagagggagcatAACTTGTTCAGTTCTTTATGGTTCTTCATTTTAAATTTCCCAAAAATTGTCATGCCTTTTGTTCCCATAAATTCCTCATTGCTGCCTCTATATttatttcctcagatatgattgccgcctctcagtaaatttcctcagatatgtgccctgtttccacctgccttcatccaacttctttttttctgttaaatttcattgaatacctcctatggtgatgaataataaatttcctcatatcccatttccatattctaacactaACACATTCCTCTTTTTTGCTCtaatttcttgaacaataatgtgaattcctctaagttttgcacaaccagtgtctttaaatatttcctctcttccattcagtagcttcactgcctcacagcccTCCCCTATTATTCTGTACCTCACTCCTCTTCCTTTTTTCCTCTTCCCCCTTCCTTTTGtctccccttttcttttcttctctctccctcctttttcctctttttcgtttttcttcccatggcattatttcctcaattttgactctcatttcctaggagcggtgctccctgctcccacacaatttgcatccctgggcTCTGTACTTCTCTTTATTATGCTTCAAACAGTTAAATATTGGTGGTTTCAGACtcattgttgttttaatttttctgaaaaacttgAATAACTAAGTGtataaaaatccaatatggccgcagttaccatggcaacggtggaTTCGGCGACGAaaaatagccagagtatgcacaattggcaagtggattACGGAGAAGTCTAACATGATCTTGAAGCAAATCCCACTGTTGTTTTAGTCTTAACATGACTGGAGTAAcctgaaaaaataaaatggagaaaaaaattgCTATAATAATAGTGTCATTCCAGCCCatagctctagtatagagcctctgcCACTGCCCAATAGCACAAGTAATTATGAGGTCTGACTATACCATGTTCAAGCAATCTGAGTTCTGACTCGGAGCTAAAGCGCCTCGATGTCGGCGCTCCGTGCCTCTTTACACATCGGCGCTAAAGCGCCTCGATGTCGGCCTTTACACCTCGGCGCTAAAGCGCCTCTACTGTTGGAAATCCCGATCCGAGGGACCTGACCAAGTTCTAtcagggaacctctattattatcgggaattgcctgtcatacatgatcgcacacaaggtcgtaggtcgttggtgggacctcatctgcccagaacatattgacccaggtcagcataccgtcatatccttcccgacatacttagtagccaagtccgtagaagagtggatccacacactatgtacacaaatacacatttagccacattttattatacgattaatacgaaattattaaacattacacaatattctctagcaaatcggttatacggcggaactggtaggcatattataaattcgggatattaaatatcttcctgaccagccagatctgcgcatggtcaaagacgaggatagacgagtatcagaccgacgcaaactggcttagtctccacatcagccagtttggttccgccctccacagggagcgtaacctgtgtaggagactcggtcggacctggtgggacctcatctctccccatcgattgaaaaattgtgatctataatccccgacattgcccttatgaactgaCATCCACCTGGTTCTATCCAgcccattcagcatgttcagcaaTCCTTCTTAGATTTTGCTCATAAGTCAATCAAAGATCTAGATGTTCCAATTTCACTCCATTGCGGAGTACAGTGGTTGCGGAGTTATGAGTTTCAAAGTTCGGAGCAAATCTAGGTATTCTGAAGAGTTAGCCGGGGTGTTTCACAGTGGTCATTAATTAATTGTGGAGAGTTTCATATGAAGGTAGATTGAACATTCGTAGAATGGCACCGAATCCAATTCaccaagtcaggggtggtggtggtggcagcgGTGCATGTAGCATCCTGGGGTGACAGCGAGTGGTGTACTCGTGTACAAACGTTATGGGTAGTTTGTATTTTAAGTACACATAATTGTAAAGCTGTTCAATATGTAATTTAAATTTGTccttattatgactttatgtcgaactttactctgttgacctacaaagacaacaaatttggccgattccatttaggtgcaagctgggacatgtgtaaacattacgaatgtgcaaaaaaatcaggtttgaaaaaaattaaccaattttatattataagatcattatggctttaaggtcacGTCttaatgtatggatttcaactggaatcgggactggaatagcccaatgatttaCTGCATCACCTACGTGACATTGATGAGGGTTTCTCTTGTATAATATTGTTTCATGTAACTTCCTTCTTCTCACGTTTTGTATTGAAAGATTGATTACAGTAACCACATTATGTGAGGCTTCTCTCCTGTAAATGTATGGGTCATTTCATGTCTTTTCGTGCCACCTAGTTGGCTGATACGTGAGATTTTACTCCTATGCTAATTCGATTAAATGATAGCAGCCACATTTGTGAGTCTTCTGTGCTGTATGTATCAGTTCGTGTGTTTTCATGTGCCACCCAGTTGGTTGCATGCAATGGTTTGTTGCAGCACAGTACATTTGTGAGATTTCTctcctgtatgtgtcatttcgtCAATTTCGTTTCCTATCCTGTAGGGCAATTGGTGAAACGATTTGTTGCAGTACTTACATTCATTATGTATAAAGGTTTTTCCTGTGTGTGTCGATCTTTTGTgatgattttatttattgcagTAGCTATATTTGTGGGGCTTCTCTCCCGTATGTATCATTTAAGTTTTCTCTCGATTGAGAGACTGATCccgtgtgtgtcatttcatgtaaTATCTGTTTATATTTTGTGACGAAAGATTGATTACAAaagctacatttatgaggcttCTCTCtagtgtgtgtcatttcatgtgaCTTCTTCTCACGTTTTGTTATGAAAGATTTATTACAATAGTCACATGTGTGCGGCCTTTCTCCTCTATGGTTcatttcatgtcgtttcttgCCATCCAGTCGACTAAATGATATATTGCAGTAACTACATTTGTGAGGCTTCTCTCCTGTATGGTTCCTTTCATGTCTCTTCTTGTCAGGCAGTCGACTAAATGATttattgcagtagctacatttggGAGGCTTCTCTCCTGTATGTAACATTTCATGTCTTCTCTTTTGGCTCAACTCACTGAATGATTTAttgcaatagctacatttgtgaggttttcCTTCGGTGTGTATCAATTCATGCGATGTCTTCTTACTTTTTGTGATGAAAGATttattacagtagctacatttgtgagGCCTCTctcctgtatgtgtcatttcatgttctttcttgcTGCCTAACTGTCTAAATGATTGGTTGCAAtacctacatttatgaggtttttctcccgtgtgtgtcatttcatgcaaAGTCTGTTCACGTTTTGTGATGACAGATTTATcgcagtagctacatttgtgaggtttatctcctgtatgtatcatttcatgttgtttcctGCTAATCAGTTGATTAAATGATTtcttgcagtagctacatttatgaggcttctctcctgtgtgtatcatttcatgttgtttcttttgGCTCAGATGTGTAAATAATTTGTTGCAGTACCTACATTCATGCTGTTTTTCTCCCGTGTGCGTCATTTTATGTGACTTTATCTCATGTTTTGTGATGAAAGATTTATTGCAGTAGTTGCATTTGTGAGGCTTCTCTCCTGTATGGGTCATTTCATGTATTTTCTTGCTACCCAGTCGACTAAATGATTTATTGCAGTAGATGCATATGTGAGGCTTATCTCccgtatgtgtcatttcatgcatCTTCTTGATATTCAGTAGACTAAATGATGTATcgcagtagctacatttgtgaggtttttctcccgTGTGCATCCTTTCATGCAGTCTCTTGTTACATATGTTGGTAAATGActtgttgcagtagctacatttataagatCCGTCCTCTCCGCGATGCTCTCTTTTATGTTGTTTCATTACGCATGACGTAATAAATGTCATACTACATATTTCACATTTATTTGCCACGTTATGCTGTTGCTTTTTCTCATGAACGTTTTTATTATAGACATAAGTAAACCATTTAAGACAATATCTACATTGTGGTCTTCCAGCGTCTTTCCTCTCTTCAATAACGTTGTGATGCTGTCCTGTTGTTTCAAGTCCACTTTTACCCCGACGACAGCTCATCAGATCCGCTGTCTTTGGAGGTTTGAGTACTTTTGACTTGTTAGTTTGAATTCTTACTTCATACTCAATTTGCATTTGACGACCATCTACTTTTCTTGTCTTATTTTTgcgagtaaccatggtaacttgtGGCAACATTTTCAATCCATGATGATTCCATAATTTCACACATCCAGCCTTTGGTGGTAGTTTTGGATTGGTATACCAGTATGATTTGATACTGAGCTCATGATTATGTACGTGGGTTTTATATCGTTGGATGTTTTCTATGAAGCGTCTCTTGCAGTATTTGCACACATGATCTGGAAGCAAATCCCACTGTTGTTTTGGTCTTACCATTATTGGAGTAAcctgaaaaaataaaatggagAAAAAATTGCTATAATGATAGTGTCATACCAGCCCATTCAGCAATCCTTCTTAGATTTTGCTCATAAGTCAATCAAAGATCTAGATGTTCCAATTTCACTCCATTGCGGAGTACAGTGGTTGCGGAGTTATGAGTTTCAGAGTTCGGAGCAAATCTAGGTATTCTGAAGAGTTAGCCGTGGAGTTTCACAGTGGTCATTAATTAATTGTGGAGAGTTTCATATGAAGGTAGATTGAACATTGGTAGAATGACACCGAATCCAATTGACCAAATCAGGGGTGGTGGTGGCAGCGGTGCATGTAGCATCCTGGGGTGACAGCGAGCGGTGCACTCGTGTACAATGGTTAGTCTGTATTTTAAGTACACATAATTGTAAAGCTGTTCAATATGTACTTTAAATTTGTCCTTATTactataaatttggtatcaagagATAGCTTCGTTGTCCGTGTACACATTTGAATAGCTTAACTTACTTAAAGAAAATAAAGGACTGGTAGTCACACTGAGTCACATGGGTAAACCCATAAGGCCGacaaattaatgttttgattttcTGGAATTTGACAGATTTTTTGTACAGATTTTTCAAGAAAtgtaagactttggaatgatttaggaAAACTTTAAACATTTTAGTAAGTTTATTAGTGAacatggatcacttccaagtcctTTTGTGGTATTCTATGTCGTTTATCCCTCAGAATACAAATATcagatttggcaaaaaaaaaaaaaaggagaaggaCTCCTCCTTACTTCAGGCACTGTTGGAAAAGAAAGAGGATTTTCATTAATTGATGACGGTGGGAGGCTTGTTCTTTAATATAAACTTGGCATTTGTTGTAGTTTTTGGtctttttccaacagtgctcgaggaaaggatGAGGTCCCCTTTtttaaatgtgagattctgagggataattCCACTGGAGTAACAAATAAGAATTGGAAGTTAACTTTTGTTTTCTAATAAACTTctatgaagtttttttttttttttctaaaaaaaaaaatacatcccTCCCTCATcgattcatgaaaatcctctggacgagaaccaaaacactTATAACAGGCTTGTAGAATTATTTCCATGATTATACTAAACGTAAATTTTAATAGTGACCTTTCCCAGTATGCATGCACCTCCATCGTCGGGATTAACCTCCACGCACAGAAATCCAGTGTGGCAGCATAGCAACAGCattatacatgatgcagtcatgtctacagtagaattcatctcgacctttgcaggacttaaaccccattaaaagctattaaaccaagataacactcattgaagcagctcaactgattaaatcagatcttctctggttgtgtacaagtgtctgttttcaatgtgcgacatcgtaataaagctggtattacagcttcagttgggtaaccgattataaaggaaacgaaaggaaacaatggtatgtgtaccattgttcacgaaatgacacaaagacctgctttttgttaaccagcattcttcaaaatgagcaacataatgattgttgactttaaaacacagtttggaaataatttcttcatatttttggtgttatctgtcgtttacatatccttcctaaaacacaaaagtgcgaccctctccaaacatctaaattagctaaaaatttaggacatgttacaaactttattttctagaacctatttagaataatttaaatgtagcttttaccgtttttttgtggcatccttcagaagtgagcggcccgataccaatattttcggtcaaatctccattcaattaacacgggggagttggctagctatgccttgccctcactcatattttacaaaagtgcgaccatttctgaacatctaacctagctgtaattttaggtcatgttagagaaatatatttgctagaagttttggagaataaataaaatattggttggttatttttcacacagtgatgttaactaggcaagtgtccattctcccaacatacatcatttgttgaggtcacacgtcaatggtgagagcactgtgtattgtgtataggaaaacggacagtaactgcagtatgaaaagcTTTATTATTACATTTAGAAATCAGGTCAGGTGGAAATTTATTCATTTATACCGAAAATAAAGTA
Above is a window of Amphiura filiformis chromosome 20, Afil_fr2py, whole genome shotgun sequence DNA encoding:
- the LOC140142581 gene encoding uncharacterized protein → MVRPKQQWDLLPDHVCKYCKRRFIENIQRYKTHVHNHELSIKSYWYTNPKLPPKAGCVKLWNHHGLKMLPQVTMVTRKNKTRKVDGRQMQIEYEVRIQTNKSKVLKPPKTADLMSCRRGKSGLETTGQHHNVIEERKDAGRPQCRYCLKWFTYVYNKNVHEKKQQHNVANKCEICSMTFITSCVMKQHKREHRGEDGSYKCSYCNKSFTNICNKRLHERMHTGEKPHKCSYCDTSFSLLNIKKMHEMTHTGDKPHICIYCNKSFSRLGSKKIHEMTHTGEKPHKCNYCNKSFITKHEIKSHKMTHTGEKQHECRYCNKLFTHLSQKKQHEMIHTGEKPHKCSYCKKSFNQLISRKQHEMIHTGDKPHKCSYCDKSVITKREQTLHEMTHTGEKPHKCRYCNQSFRQLGSKKEHEMTHTGERPHKCSYCNKSFITKSKKTSHELIHTEGKPHKCSYCNKSFSELSQKRRHEMLHTGEKPPKCSYCNKSFSRLPDKKRHERNHTGEKPHKCSYCNISFSRLDGKKRHEMNHRGERPHTCDYCNKSFITKREKKSHEMTHTREKPHKCSFCNQSFVTKYKQILHEMTHTGSVSQSRENLNDTYGREAPQI